The genomic DNA TTACCAACAAAATCAGTTTCACAAGCTAAAACAATAGCAACACCTTTTGTATTGTCATCATTTATTTTTGTAACGGCAACACCTTCAGTTGATTCTCTATCAGCTCTTTTAGCTGCGATTTTTTGACCTTTTTTACGTAAAATATCAATTGCTTTGTCGAAATCTCCCTCTGCTTCAACTAATGCCTTTTTACAGTCCATCATTCCAGCACCGGTAGCTTCTCTTAATTTTTTTACGTCAGCAGCACTTATTTTTCCCATGTCACTTAATATTTTTTGTTGTATTTTTATTTTGTTTCTTCTGTAGCAGGAGTTTCAACTTTAGAAGCAGGAGCTTCTTTAGTTTTTTCTTTCTCTGCTTTTCTATCAGCCAACCCTTCAGCAATAGCTTTAGTTACGTGGCTTAATACTTTGTCAATAGATTTAGAAGCGTCATCATTTGCTGGGATAATAAAATCAATTGGTCTAGGATCAGAGTTGGTATCAACCATTGCAAAAATTGGAATGTTCAATTTTTGAGCTTCAGCGATAGCAATATGCTCTTTCTTTACATCAACAACAAATAAAGCACCAGGTAAACGAGTCATGTCAGAAATAGAACCTAAGTTTTTTTCTAACTTTTCTCTTTGACGATTGATTTGTAATTTTTCTCTTTTAGATAAAGCATCAAAAGATCCATCTTGCTTCATTCTATCAATATGAGCCATTTTTTTCACGGCTTTTCTGATAGTAACAAAGTTTGTTAACATACCACCAGGCCAACGCTCAGTAATATACGGCATGTTCACTGCTTTAGCTTGCTCAGCAACAATATCTTTAGCTTGTTTTTTAGTAGCTACAAATAATATTTTACGACCTGAGTTTGCTATTTTTTGCAAGGCTGCAGAAGTTTCTTCAATTTTTGCAGCTGTTTTATACAAATCAATGATATGAACACCATTACGTTCTGTATAAATATATGGAGCCATGTTAGGGTTCCATTTTCTAGTTAAGTGACCAAAGTGTACGCCACTTTCTAATAATTCTTGAATGTTTACGTTTGCCATTTTAATAAATGTGTTTACTTTCTGATTTAATAGCAATACTTAAGTAGTCTTTCGAGTCTTAAGTATTTAGATGCTAAACTGTTAAAAATATTTGAATAACAGTTCTTTAACGTTTTTAATTTGTTGGGATAGGTTCCCAAAAAAATGATATTAACGCTTAGAGAACTGGAATTTCTTACGAGCTTTCTTCTGACCGAATTTTTTACGCTCAACCATTCTAGGATCACGAGTTAATAATCCTTCTGGTTTTAATATAGCTTTGTGCTCTTCGTTAATTGAAACTAAAGCTCTTGTGATTGCTAAACGAATTGCTTCTGCTTGACCAGTAACTCCTCCTCCGTAAACATTTACTTTAACGTCATAAGATTCTAAAGTATTTGTTAACATTAAAGGTTGTCTAACTTTATACTGTAAAGTAGCTGTAGTTAAATAGTCGTTTAAATCTTTTTTGTTTACTGTGATGTTTCCTTTACCCTCTGAAAGATAAATACGAGCAACAGCTGTTTTTCTTCTACCTATTTTGTGTACAGTTTCCATTATTTAAGATCATTAAGGTTAATAGCCTTTGGTTTTTGAGCTGCTTGACCGTGCTCAGTACCTGCATAGACATATAAATTTTTGTATAAAGTGCTACCTAATTTGTTTTTAGGTAACATTCCTTTTACTGCTTTTTCGATTAATCTTGTAGGATCTTTTTCGAACATTTCTGTAGCAGTAAGTGATCTCTGACCTCCTGGATATCCTGTATGACGGATATAAGACTTATCAGTCCATTTTTTACCAGTTAGGTTAATTTTTTCTGCGTTGATAATAACCACATTGTCTCCACAATCTACATGAGGAGTGTAATTTGGTTTGTGTTTACCTCTAATTAGCTTTGCTACTTTAGAAGCTAGACGACCCAACGTTTGCCCGTCCGCATCAACTAAAACCCACTCTTTATTTACAGTGTTTTTATTTGCTGATACTGTTTTGTAACTTAATGTGTTCATAATTACACGATTAGTTTTTGTTTATTAATAATTATTTTGGTCCTTAAAAAAGGTCTGCAAATGTACAATTATTTATTTGAGAAACAAACAAATAGTTCGTTAGATTTGTTTAATAGCGTAGAGTGCTATTTTGGTAGTAAGTTACTTAATTTTATGGGTGTTTATTTCTATGATACAATAGAAATAAAAAAAAGCGCATCAGAATTGATGCGCTTTTTTTAGTGTTTGTTTAAATAATTCAATAATGACTATTCAACTTTTTGATCTAATAGGTTAAAAAATTGATTGAGTCTAGGTAAAATAATAATTTTGGTTCTTCTGTTTTTCGATTTATTAGCAGGAGAGTCGTTTGAAACTAAAGGAACATAGCTACTTCTACCTGCAGCAATTAACCTACTAGGGGCAACGCCATATTGATTTTGTAATGCTCTTACAATAGCGGTAGAACGTTTAACACTTAAATCCCAGTTATCTTTTACCGCGGCAGTGTTAATAGGAGTATCGTCGGTATGACCTTCAATCATAACGTCCATTTCAGGCTGACCATTTACTACAGTAGCTACTTTTTGTAAAACACTTGATGCTTTATCAGTGATAGCATAACTTCCGCTTTTAAATAGTAATTTATCTGATATAGAAATAAAAACTACTGTTTTTTCAACATTTACTTCAATATCTTTATCGTCAATTCCTTCTTGAAGTTCTTTCTTTAGATGAAAGGCTACAACTAAGTTTAAAGAATCTTTTTTAGAAGCAGCTGCTCTAATCTTATTAATGTACTTATCTTTTTTACTTAGTTGTGAGAGAGTTTCTTTAATATTATCATTAGCTCCTTTTGTAAGAACTGTTAGGTTTTCTACTTGGTTTAATGTATTTTCTTTGTCTTTTCTTAAATCAGCTACAGTAGTTTCTAGCGTACTTGCTTGATTTTGATATCTTTCTTTTTCAATAAGACATTTCTGTAAATTAGTATTTGCAGCTAATAATTCTTTTTTAGTTTTTTCGTGCTTAACTTGTAAAGCTTCTAAATCTTTTTTTGAGGCGCAAGAGCTTGCAATGATGGTAAATGATAGTAATAATGCGATTTTCTTCATGTCTAAACCTTAATTATAAGTAGAACAAAGGTAAATAAATGAATGCATAAATAAATACAATGATGTATATTTTATGAGCATTTTAAGAAAATACTAAATAATGGATGTTCTTTTAAAAGAAATCATATGATTTCCTTTTTAATAAAAAGAATCTTCTAAATCGTTATTTGCTTCTAATTATACTTATTTAGATTTAATAAAAATAAGTAAATTTGCTGCCAATTATTAATAATCAATTAACCGTAATATGAAAAAAGTTATTACAGCATTCAGCTTATTGTTTGTTTGCTCGGTATTTGCACAAGAAATACTTTACGAAGGATTTGAAAGTAACGTGTTTCCTCCAAAAGGATGGGTGCAAAAAGTACCTAAAACGGGAGGATGGAAGGA from Tenacibaculum maritimum NCIMB 2154 includes the following:
- the rpsB gene encoding 30S ribosomal protein S2 — its product is MANVNIQELLESGVHFGHLTRKWNPNMAPYIYTERNGVHIIDLYKTAAKIEETSAALQKIANSGRKILFVATKKQAKDIVAEQAKAVNMPYITERWPGGMLTNFVTIRKAVKKMAHIDRMKQDGSFDALSKREKLQINRQREKLEKNLGSISDMTRLPGALFVVDVKKEHIAIAEAQKLNIPIFAMVDTNSDPRPIDFIIPANDDASKSIDKVLSHVTKAIAEGLADRKAEKEKTKEAPASKVETPATEETK
- a CDS encoding OmpA/MotB family protein; protein product: MKKIALLLSFTIIASSCASKKDLEALQVKHEKTKKELLAANTNLQKCLIEKERYQNQASTLETTVADLRKDKENTLNQVENLTVLTKGANDNIKETLSQLSKKDKYINKIRAAASKKDSLNLVVAFHLKKELQEGIDDKDIEVNVEKTVVFISISDKLLFKSGSYAITDKASSVLQKVATVVNGQPEMDVMIEGHTDDTPINTAAVKDNWDLSVKRSTAIVRALQNQYGVAPSRLIAAGRSSYVPLVSNDSPANKSKNRRTKIIILPRLNQFFNLLDQKVE
- the rpsI gene encoding 30S ribosomal protein S9 — its product is METVHKIGRRKTAVARIYLSEGKGNITVNKKDLNDYLTTATLQYKVRQPLMLTNTLESYDVKVNVYGGGVTGQAEAIRLAITRALVSINEEHKAILKPEGLLTRDPRMVERKKFGQKKARKKFQFSKR
- the rplM gene encoding 50S ribosomal protein L13, which translates into the protein MNTLSYKTVSANKNTVNKEWVLVDADGQTLGRLASKVAKLIRGKHKPNYTPHVDCGDNVVIINAEKINLTGKKWTDKSYIRHTGYPGGQRSLTATEMFEKDPTRLIEKAVKGMLPKNKLGSTLYKNLYVYAGTEHGQAAQKPKAINLNDLK